The DNA window ttttaaaacaaaacaatgTTGACAACTCTGGCATACGATTTGATCGAATTGCAAGAACTGTGCTTGCATTTGTTACTCTCAAAGCTGATGGTGAACGTGAGTTCATGTTTTTCCGTCATCCAAGTGCTGATATGCGTTTTCATGAGTCGGAACTCAATACAAACCTCATTAAGCAGGTTTTCTTTCTGACTTATTCTTTTTTGTTTCAAATAGTCGATGTGAAAGGAATTGGTTTTAGTAGGATTTGGAAATTTCTGACCTCCAAACAATATTGACTGTGTAGGCAAACATCTTTCACTATGGTTCGATTAGTTTGATCGAGGAACCATGCAAGTCAGTTCACTTGGCAGCAATGAACATTGCCAAGAAGTCTGGAAGCATGCTCTCTTATGGTCCAAATTTAAGATTGCCACTATGGCCATCGCCAGAGGCTGCTCGAAAAGGCATAATGAGTATATGGGATCAATCGGACATTATTAAGGTATGGTTTCTTTTTATCATGAGACTCATTTATGAAATGTTCGTGCTACTGCATTCATTTGCTGCTAACCTAAGAAAATGCAGGTAAGCGAGGATGAAATTACATTCTTAACTGGAGGTGATGACCCTTATGATGATAACATGGTGATGAAGAAGCTTTTTCATCCTAATCTTAAGCTTTTGGTTGTAACCGAGGGATTAGAGGGTTGTAGATATTACACCAAGGTATGATTATCTCTTCTTTGCTTTTCTTTGAAAAAAGATTGGATGTTATGAATTTCACTAATAATTCTCACAATCCAAGTGGACTTTTTGTGGACCTATAAAATCCTCTATGGAGCCAATGCCCTCAACTAAAGATTATCCGAGTTCTAATGATGCACTGATTAAATAAGTGATATCAACCTATATATCCTTTGCAGGCATTTAAGAGCAGGGTTCCTGGCATTAAAGATAAACCTGTAGACACGATAGGTGCTGGCGATGCGTTTGTCAGTGGCTTATTGAATAGCCTAGCTTCTGATTCAAAGCTATTTCAGGTAGTTACAGTTGTTACATTGGTTAAGATACATCATTTACAGTATCTTCTTTCCTAATGGTTACTGATAAATTCCATATAACTAAACTTACCCCTGGAACATTGTTAGTGCAATTTATATgttgtgtgtatgtgtgtattattatatatattgggtttttgtttcttgattgttaaatatgaaattaggcATAGGGTTCAAACTTTGGCGAGGGTACTTTTAGTTGTTTGAAACTTCTTTGGTTTTACTCGACTTGCATTCTTTTTACAgtcatcaatatattttttacatttcttCCATGCAGCATGGAGTCACAAGAAGTAATTGATGCAGAACTCTCAGCTCGTGTTCTGCAGTTGATAAATGTCACTGATAGTGGACTGCACAGTCAGGTACACTGAGCATAGTAGCTCGGTTTtgatgatatttatttttaatatatatatgtagtatgATTTTAATGTTGAAATCTTCATTTTCCttgtattataattttataactgtTGCCTGGACTTGTCAAAATTTATCACCTTTGTCGTCAGGGGGATTTAGGATGTATTTCTGGGATAGTCAAAAATTAAGCcactttcaataattcaattaaagttCTAAAATCTCCAATGATAAACATAAGAAGCAACTAAACAGAGGTATATTACAGAGCCTAACCTAAATTATAGAGATCATACCTTGAATCCAACTTTGTTGTCTAAGCAAGCATGCCAATCTGCTTTCATTTCTTGCAAAGGAACTCGATCATGCGGACCGCAATAAAGTAGTCAAATTCAGACATGCCACATTTGGAATATTAGAAATAAGACAATTTTTCATGTTACAAAAGGTTCCAATTTTTATGTTTGGAAAATACCTCTTGGGCCCTGATATACAGAGTTCAACATCCTCAAGTTTCAGTTCCAAGTAAGAAGAGTATACTTTCTCAATCTGAGGTTGAGTTCAGAGAAAAATTCTCAGTAAGAAACTGAATGCTGAACATTTTTTAATCAAACTATAAAAGAAAGAACATATGGTGTATATTTACCTCGTTGTAGTTTACAAACATCTTATTAGTCCGTAAATAGGATTCTATCACAGCAATCTACATTTTTGCAATAAGCCAGTAAATCAAGGGTCAATAGATCAATTGAAACAAAGATACACACCAAGGACTTACAGTCTCATCACTTCTGCCAGTCAATTGTAGACTCATGATTTTAAACTTAACCCTGCTCTTTTGATCCATCTGTTTTTCATTGTTCTCAGGAGGCTCCACGAACTTGAAGACTAGTAAAtccattcaaaaacaaaaatagaaattcataagaatttttcaaaagataaagaaaaataaactaaacaaatATGTCTGCCAAGTGCCAAAGCATGATAAAAACCAGAAGTGAAGGGTATGCATAAGCGTGCAAAAAAACATTTACCCGTTGCTATGATGCTCTCGCCGGGGGCTAGAATGGCACCCGGAGGGCGCATGAAATAGCTCTTTGGTGCAGTTGTTTGAAACTAAACCAACAAAAACAAAAGGACTCGTTATGAAATTCATCAAAGCAATCGTTATAGTATAaaacatttaacaaaaatatactTGCTTGTTGTTTTCAATTCTGTCTCTAACTTATAAATCACTAACATGCCAAACAAGGacaatgatgaaaacaaaaacaacaaagggAAACAGAAATGGCAGAGCCGTGATGATTCGATCCTTCGGCATGAGGTTGAGTTTGAACGTATAAAAGAAGAAGACGGAGTCGTTCTGGTATTATTCCCGGTTTGGCGAAAAGGCAGCTTAAAAATTCCCCAGACTTTGCCATCGGAGGGTGACTTTTGCTCGGTATCTATCGCCATCTCTCTCGCAAGCACATGTACGGCACCGTGTGCCGCGTCACGAAAATTCTGAAACTGAAAAACCTTTGCTGGAATTTGAGAGTTTAAGACGAAGAACAAACAAGAACTGACTTGGCTTCAGTTGGGAGAAACACAGAGTTGAATAAGCTTCTGGGTTTCTTTCTTGGATGTGGGAAATTAGGGATTTTAGGGGGGAAAGTTAGGGATTTCGGGGGAGGGGGAGGGAATTTTATAAAATGacgctattttttttaaaagtaaattttattttgtggtattttttataaaaacgccgctattgcttatctattgcggcgtttttcataaaaacgttgcaaaaaattattttatttggaataaaacgacactgttttgttattaaaatggcactattttttaaaataaaattattttttgtggcatttaaaaaaaacgccgctattgcttaccttttgcggcgtttttatgaaaaacgccgcaaaaaattatttcatttggagtaaaacgacactgttttgctatgctaaaaatcttttattttgtctgttaaaaattattagttaagtgattttataaaacatttattattattttttataaattgaatttttataaaaaaaatcaagtactctcaaaataaatatcgtatattttaataagaaaaaaatgattaaatggctgtaattaattaagttagaattatccaatgtaagcaattaatctctcacatattttataattttttataatttttgttataaacGCCGCCAAAGCTcgcatattttatgattttttatattcaattattgtatattgcatatcaattttaaattaataatctttacaatttattattatctcttttacaattatataagaacttatttagtatataaattaaaaaatactaattaatctaaaccttaaacctaacCCGACCCCgaatctctaaaccctaaatcactaactcttaaccccaaaccccaaatccctaaccactaacccttaaaccttatttaatatataaattaaaaaacactaattaatctaaatcctaaaccctaactcgacccTGACTCTTTaatctttaaaccctaaaccctaacccgaccccgaatccctaacccctaaatattatttaatatataaattaaaacacactaattaatctaaaccataACCTGACACTGaatccataaaccctaaatctcTAATTGAtcttaacctctaacccctaaccccacCGACTCTACTAGCTAAATTGAATCCCAACTtcacttaattattttctaaaattcaatatttaataaattttattcgaatttcaatatttataatattttcctaTAACCCTTTCTCAGCCTAAAAAACCTAGCTAGTATTAATTTCTAGTGGGTATTAGACCAAGTAACAACCTCATTTGtccattttcattcattttcagtTCTTACTCTTGAGTAGGTACTATTAGGTCATTGTTGCGTTCATGTTTGattaactaaatataaaattatttttggtaataaaattatcaatatataatattatttatcatgatatttggtgttttatattactttctttgatttatttaatcgaactatcaaaatttattattcttataaaaatttattctattttttattctttacaacacaacaatttaagttttatgatattttattttactcataatttaatatatttttctagtaaagtagtttaaataaactgtgattgaaaattaaaaataaatagttaggagttaggacgacttctctttaataaaaacattttgtattaaacaatattatatcatttaaatgtaaaattgaccaatatataataaatacaacgaaatatcaattttttcaacttataataaaaaaatataattgaaacattacttgagaatatatcaaagaatgagataattgaaatagttttagattttattattattagcggcgcttttccaaaaatgccgctaaaggtcgAGTACTAGCGGCGATTTttcaaaaacgctgctaaaggcccgagcattagcggtgctttttcaaaaacgccgctaaatgccCCCAAAACTCAGAAAACGGTGTTGTTGGGCTTAGGCTTTTTGCAACGcttttcaaaaaacgccgctaatgcttatttttagtggcgttttccaaaaagcgccactaatgctcgacctttagtggcgtttttgtaaaagcgcagctaatgcttgatttttagtggcgttttttgtccaaatgccgctaaaaatgccgctaaaagcttgttttggtgtagtgatatatatttttatttttaaaatacactacatatattttttacttttaaaatacactacataattttttttaaatacactacatatatatttttatttttaaaatacactacatatatttttttatttttaaaatacactacatatatatttttattttaaaatacactaATACAGTGCAATTTCCCTATTCCCATTTCCCCTTTTCCACCGATCAAAGTCCCAATCCACCTCCACCGATCAAAGTCCCGATCAGAGGTTAGAGGCAAAACAGTCTATCGAAAATATTCTAACAGGCAAGAGATTGTAAACAACAAAACCACGGCGGATATTGCCGGAAATGTTCTTTTGGTAACAATCGAAGGTCAAGATGCGCGGCTTGTTTCCATTGATGTTTTGCATCTGGTAAGGAAGATCTTTGGTATTTCTTGCTTTCTTTTTTGGGTTAAGAATTTCTAGGTTTGATCTGAGTTTATGGAATTACTAGGATTTGTGTGGCTTTTGTCATGCTCTATAGAAAGAAAAAGCTTTCTGTTGTTTTGACATGAATATGAATGAATTAGGAGGATCATGTCAAGGGAATTATCTCCAATGGCAGCTTAGTGCATCCGGAGAAAGAGCACATGTGAAGGTAAAATTGGTATTTGTAAGGAATTATCTCCAAGGGAATTATCTCCAATGGCAGCTTTTGGATGAGATGAGAAGTTCTGGGATTTTGCCTAACAGAGTTGTGTATAATACATTGATTTCAAGTTTTTGTAAAGAAGGTAAAACTGGTGATGCTAAAAAATTGGTGGAAAAAATGAGAGAGGATGGTTTGTTTCCTGATGTTGTGATATTCAATGCTAGAATATCAGCTCTTTGTAGTGCCGGTAAAGTTCTTGAAGCATCAAGGATTTTTAGGGATATGTAAATAGATGAAGCATTGGGGCTACCTCGGCCTAATGTTATAACCTATAATCTAATGCTTGAAGGGTTTTGCAAGTAAGGGATGTTGGTGGAAGCAAAGGCCTTGGTTGAGTCCATGGAGAAAATTGGTGATTTGATGAATTTAGATAGTTATAATATTTGGTTGTTGGGGTTGCTAAGAAATGCAAAGTTAGTAGAGGCTCAGTTGGTACTTAAAGATATGGTAGATAAAGGTGTAGAACCTAATATTTACTCGTATAACATTGTGATGGATGGTCTATGCAAGAATAGGATGCTTTCTGATGCTAGAATAGTGATGGGTTTTATTGTAAGGAGTGGTCTTTCCCCTAATACAGTTAATTATAGCACTTTACTGCACGACTACTGTCGTAAAGGGAAGTTATCTGAAGCAAATGCTATTCTAAATGAGATGATGAGAAATGGTTGTGTCCCTAATACTTATACTTGTAATATTTTGTTGCATAGCCTATGGAAAGAGGGTAAAATATTGGAGGCAGAAGAGTTATTGCAAAAGATGAATGAAAAAGGCTATGGTGTGGATACTGTGACCTACAATATTGTAATTGATGGTTTGTGTAAAAGTGGGAAATTGGACAAAGCTATAGAAATTGCACATTAGATGTGGACACAAGGAAGTGCTGCTCTAGGTAACCTTGGGAACTCATTTATTGGCCTAGTTGATGATGTTAGCCGTAGCATGAGATGTATTCCTGatagttacatattctatcaTAATTAGTACTCTATGCAAAGCAGGAAAGATAGGTGAAGCTAAAAAGAAATTCAGAGAGATGATGGGTAAAAACTTGCAACCCGATGtgattattttttatactttcatCCATATTTTCTGTAAAGAAGGAAAGATTTCATCTGCATTTCGAGTTCTCAAGGACATGGAGAAAAAAGGATGTAATAAGAGCGTACAGACTTATAATTCATTGATACTTGGCTTAGGAAGTAAAAatcaaatatttgaaatttatggacttgtCGATGAGATGAGAGAAAGAGGGATTACTCCTAATGTTTGCATATATAATAACATTATTCAGTCTTTGGAAAAATGGGAAAATCCAGGACACTACTTCTATCTTGGATGACATGCTGCAAATgggtataaatattaatatttctaCCTTCAGGATGTTAATAGAAGCTTTCTGCAAGGCAAGTGATTTTGGAGTAGCGAAGGAGTTATTCGAGATTGGTCTTAGTATATGTGGTCACAAAGAGTTTACATACAGTTTCTAGTACCCTCACGCACAAACAAATGAACCCAGATAGTTATTTTTTTCTTAGCTAAGAACAAGATGAGAAGGAAAAACAGAAACTACTTtgatacaattcaaacacatatatagagTGGAAAAAGAAGGGTTTTGACTTACCAAGTGATCAAAGTTAAGAACAAGATTGATAGGATGAGTTGAAAAATAGAGTTTCTTTGAGTCTGCTTGTTGTTGGTGGTGTGTTTTTTCGGGAGAACAAGATTAATGTTTTTCTTTGAGAGAAGTGGGAAAGGAGGAGAGTGGGGTTTTGTAGAAGTGTCAATTGAAGAAGAGTTGAAGAGCATGAGTTGAAGAGCGGATGAAGTTTTCAGCAGAATTTGGCTGCCAAATCTGAAGAAAAATAAGAATGGGAAAGAAATTAGTTTAACtttcaaggataaaatggtaaaataataaataaaagtaagagTATTTTTGTCTATTAAAAATACCAACGGCTCAGTTAATTTCAATTGATGCTGAAATCTCCAGCTGATTTTCAGCTGACCAGCGTGGTGGAGATGGCTTCTCATTGGATTGACATGCTGAACCAAATAGCATAACAGTGAGGTTGGTACCATATTTTCCCCCCAACTGTACCTCACCGGCATGCAAAGCCAAACCAAAAGAAGCCTTAGTCAAGCTCCATAAACTTGGACTgaacaataaatttaacaataattcaataaaaataattggTGCAAGGTCCATAAACTTGGActaaatttaacaataattcataaatTTAGTTGAATTAGATaatgactaaatataaattatattgttttaaaagttttttctTAACCTTTTTACATCTtttccatataaaaatataaaaaattatacacCATACAAATTGAACCTATAATACATattgttttcaatatttttattttactatttcaatcaaaatctcatttatttttttatattcatttttaataaatatagtttttatataattttattgtcATCCATGatgtgaatttaataaatttttatataaaatgtaattgagtttatattacaagttaactgaaaatcaattaaaatcaattaaattgagaaaaaaatttaaataaaaattatatatcaaaacATTATTTACCTTTTTCAATACTTTTTTCTCAAAATGCTAGTCTAATCATTagtgtttattatatatattttggtataaAATTTATTCGAACCTAAGTTATCCGAGAAAAGTGAATACTAGATTAATATgccacaattatatatatattatgaatatcacataatctaatattatattttgttacacttatgatgtgagtaaaagaaaaacgtaatattaaattatgtttataaaaaaattgagttataGATAAAATGGTAAAGCGTTTATAAATAAACTCTTCTtaaacttttgattttttttagaagagcttgagtttaatttttaaatgttttatttaaatatttcatattaaaatagtaaaagacaAACACATCTATATATTAATCTTCAttactttattaaaaataatttttaaataatttctaaCTGAAATGATGTATCCTTTTCTTCTATATGTATATGAATCAATATTATTAAATTCTAATCCATTATTGATACCTCAAGGAAAATCCCAAATTAGATTCCAAATTGACGAGTTAATGTAAGTTTATCCATGCAGTTATGCACCCTTTGAATAGGAATCCATTTTCTAAAAGGTCTTGACTTTCATGTTTTGGTGAGTCTCCAAGATCCTTTTGACGATCTATGTTGTTTAGAAAGAATATCTATATGATCTGATCGATTGTGTAAAGCCTACGGTAACAACGAAATCAAGGAAAGTATACAAAAAAGACAATTGACTCGTGATATGAACTCAATCATAAACATTTTATATAGCAtagatatataatattttttgtttagttTAGCTTTCACAAATCATTAATTTCACTATctgaatcaaattttaatatttaaatcaattaaaattaaattttcatatatataaatgtgcataacttatgtgaaatttatggatttgactctattttattactttttcatctattaatatttaatttatttttaatcaccATTCACATTTAATAAATGAGTTCTACATATTTGAATTATGATGGCCATATATTGGATATTAATGAATGAGTAAATAACGAACGCCTTAAGAATTTTGTTGAACTTAGTAAAAGAAAGCTTTTCTATATGGGCTAATATATCTTCAGGCCAAACTTGTTCCATTTAGGGTCTCTCGGATTAAAGTTTGATGTTTAGGACTCTAATATGCCCCAAATTTGTAATTATTAGAATTATTGGGTTATTCagtttaattttacaaaattgaCCTCAAAAGACccatttttttaaactaaaatattaaaataggttgtgtaacaccccttacttgtgtTCCTTACcgaaacagagtatgaggtattactagaactcaaacacttaatttttttttataaaaatttcggcagcattctgcttatttttacataaaaccccctgcagaTTTCCAAAGACAATTTCAACCAACTTCAATATTTCCAACCAATTACAGTTATATATATTCagacataatttatccattaataaacACCTACCTATTAAACCAAACaatactatatatacatatttataccacattacataaattcatctatacatgccatgtttcaAAAGTGTTGATTGCCAAAATAcccaaaaagttgatgatagtgtggatgatttccTGACTTCGTCCAAGTTTCGAACTGGCtgatgtcactataatcaagaaaataaataaaaacaagtaagcatatagcttagtaagtaaacatatgacaaataaataaatttctcacaagattacaaaataacataatttttatcacacataGATTTCAATGTTtgttcaatttccagcaaactatttttctgcgtcactgtcaccaatttatttttatctagaggTACAGGgatccaaattaagttctgtaaattttctcaaaaactagactcatatacctttccaccataaaattttcataattttttgtttagccaattagtacattttattctctaAATATTTCCTTGtttcactgctcgacagttctgacctctcattactaaaatttacttaactctctgtacaaaattcaaacaatgttattgtttatttatctaaaaaatagactcattaaggaattcaagcatgtaaatttcaagccataattatttttttttacaatttttggtgattttccaaagttggaataggggatttcaaaatcaatccaaccctgtctcaataaaatttaaatatcccaaaatatacagcttctttgcttgctctgtttctttcatatgaaaatagattc is part of the Gossypium hirsutum isolate 1008001.06 chromosome D11, Gossypium_hirsutum_v2.1, whole genome shotgun sequence genome and encodes:
- the LOC107890724 gene encoding aconitate hydratase isoform X1, encoding MRPPGAILAPGESIIATVFKFVEPPENNEKQMDQKSRVKFKIMSLQLTGRSDETIAVIESYLRTNKMFVNYNEIEKVYSSYLELKLEDVELCISGPKSPHDRVPLQEMKADWHACLDNKVGFKKYILNPPDDKGDKF
- the LOC107890724 gene encoding aconitate hydratase A isoform X3, encoding MRPPGAILAPGESIIATVFKFVEPPENNEKQMDQKSRVKFKIMSLQLTGRSDETIAVIESYLRTNKMFVNYNEIEKVYSSYLELKLEDVELCISGPKSSFARNESRLACLLRQQSWIQEIHPKSP
- the LOC107890724 gene encoding aconitate hydratase, cytoplasmic isoform X2: MRPPGAILAPGESIIATVFKFVEPPENNEKQMDQKSRVKFKIMSLQLTGRSDETIAVIESYLRTNKMFVNYNEIEKVYSSYLELKLEDVELCISGPKRYFPNIKIGTFCNMKNCLISNIPNVACLNLTTLLRSA